In Candidatus Methylomirabilota bacterium, the following are encoded in one genomic region:
- a CDS encoding alcohol dehydrogenase catalytic domain-containing protein, producing MRASFYEGAGRFRTGTAAVPAAGAGEALLKVRRVGICGTDLHIFQGHLDHRVPKGGIIGHETLAEVVEAPPGGGFAKGDRVVVEPLRVCNACRACRMGATWLCYKLKVLGVEMPGGMQEYWAVPTGCLIKVPAALPDDHAAVVEPLAIAVHTVTRANVKRDDAVLVFGGGPIGALIALVCRHRGARVIVSEVNPYRVALLEGLGLEVVGSGVDVVKFANDWTGGDGVDVAFEVTGNAAAVRLMTDAVRVWGTISVVAIHAEPMAVKLYPMFARELTMQGTRLYARADWEEAIRLAASGAVPVGPLVSHKIPLEGLQEGMEQALRGGPVMKVLVDLSI from the coding sequence ATGCGCGCGTCGTTCTACGAGGGGGCGGGGCGCTTCCGCACTGGGACGGCGGCCGTACCCGCGGCGGGGGCCGGCGAGGCGCTGCTCAAGGTCAGGCGCGTCGGCATCTGCGGCACGGACCTGCACATCTTCCAGGGACACCTCGATCACCGCGTGCCCAAGGGCGGCATCATCGGTCACGAGACCCTCGCCGAGGTCGTCGAGGCGCCGCCCGGCGGCGGCTTCGCCAAGGGCGACCGCGTCGTCGTCGAGCCGCTCCGCGTCTGCAACGCCTGCCGCGCGTGCCGGATGGGCGCGACCTGGCTCTGCTACAAGCTCAAGGTGCTGGGTGTCGAGATGCCCGGCGGCATGCAGGAGTACTGGGCGGTGCCGACCGGGTGCCTGATCAAGGTGCCGGCCGCGTTGCCTGACGACCACGCCGCCGTGGTGGAGCCTCTCGCGATCGCGGTCCACACCGTCACGCGCGCGAACGTGAAGCGGGACGACGCCGTCCTCGTCTTCGGCGGCGGGCCGATCGGCGCCCTGATCGCCTTGGTCTGTCGCCACCGCGGCGCCCGCGTCATCGTCTCGGAGGTCAACCCGTACCGCGTCGCGCTCCTCGAGGGCCTCGGCCTCGAGGTCGTCGGATCCGGCGTGGACGTGGTCAAGTTCGCCAACGATTGGACGGGTGGCGACGGCGTGGATGTCGCCTTCGAGGTGACCGGGAATGCCGCCGCGGTCAGGCTGATGACGGACGCGGTGCGCGTCTGGGGCACCATCAGCGTGGTCGCCATCCACGCCGAGCCCATGGCGGTCAAGCTCTACCCGATGTTCGCCCGTGAGCTCACGATGCAGGGCACCCGGCTCTACGCGCGCGCCGACTGGGAGGAAGCGATCCGCCTGGCGGCCTCGGGCGCCGTCCCCGTGGGCCCGCTGGTCAGCCACAAGATCCCGCTCGAAGGACTCCAGGAAGGTATGGAACAGGCGCTCCGCGGCGGTCCCGTGATGAAGGTCCTGGTGGACCTGAGCATCTGA
- a CDS encoding aldolase/citrate lyase family protein translates to MRPNKLRELLRAGQPTLGTHIHSAWPATIELAGHSGMFDYIEFAGEYAPYDLFALENLARAVDTFPHMSAMMKIEQQPRTYVAVRAIGSGIQNVLFADPRTPADVAECVRAVRAEAPGHGGIHGVGMRRDVGYVVDVGSPAFVQALDDAVVAIMIEKASAVDDLEALLAVKGVDMVQFGPADYSMSVGLAGQWEHPKVVEAERRMIRTALALGISPRVEISRPDQAKPYLDLGVRHFCMGWDVEILFEWFKREGDTMRNILGGR, encoded by the coding sequence ATGCGCCCCAATAAGCTCCGCGAGCTCCTTCGCGCTGGGCAGCCGACCCTCGGCACCCACATCCATTCGGCCTGGCCCGCCACCATCGAGCTGGCCGGACACTCCGGCATGTTCGACTACATCGAGTTCGCCGGCGAGTACGCGCCCTACGACCTCTTCGCGCTCGAGAACCTGGCCCGCGCGGTAGACACCTTCCCCCACATGTCGGCCATGATGAAGATCGAGCAGCAGCCGCGCACATACGTGGCCGTCCGCGCCATCGGCTCGGGGATCCAGAACGTGCTGTTCGCCGATCCACGCACGCCGGCCGACGTCGCCGAGTGCGTGCGGGCGGTACGGGCCGAGGCGCCGGGGCACGGCGGCATCCACGGCGTCGGGATGCGGCGAGACGTCGGCTACGTGGTGGACGTGGGCTCACCGGCCTTCGTCCAAGCTCTCGACGACGCCGTGGTCGCCATCATGATCGAGAAGGCGTCGGCGGTGGACGATCTGGAGGCCTTGCTCGCGGTCAAGGGCGTGGACATGGTCCAGTTCGGGCCGGCGGACTATTCCATGAGCGTGGGGCTGGCGGGGCAGTGGGAGCACCCGAAGGTGGTGGAGGCCGAGCGCCGCATGATCAGGACCGCGCTCGCTCTCGGCATCTCCCCGCGGGTCGAGATCAGCCGCCCCGACCAGGCCAAGCCCTACCTCGACCTGGGCGTCCGCCACTTCTGCATGGGCTGGGACGTCGAGATCCTCTTCGAGTGGTTCAAGCGCGAAGGAGACACCATGCGCAACATTCTGGGGGGCCGCTAG
- a CDS encoding acyl-CoA dehydrogenase, which produces MTRATVDPHALPPDIAALRDRLSAFLEGELLPAERRENVFDAAQASPALRRFARTRSAELGFYRLAQPVELGGGGLGPVGVAALHEEIARSQCALGGLVLGGDGGLLRMASGAQRERFLLPALRGELTAALAFTDAREGPRTTAVGRGEVFVVSGVKSFVTGGPQADLLLAVAKVTENPGGKTGTAVFVVRRDAPGVTLASEIRTLDGGLHGEFELVNVEVPAADVLGEIGQGLPKALESITALRLRAAATACGTARWTLDYALAQARRPHRTGVPLGEREQVQAMLGQSAMALFAARGALYAAARAAEAGDAETEVAMAKAVATEAVARIVDRAIQIEGGAAVVEGHPLARLYRRIRAWRIAEGTTEILRLTVARRLLAADPAPPQPVPPQPVRQGDSSDAPQ; this is translated from the coding sequence GTGACGCGCGCGACGGTGGACCCCCACGCTCTGCCGCCCGACATCGCCGCGCTTCGTGACCGCCTCAGCGCCTTCCTCGAGGGAGAGCTCCTGCCCGCGGAACGGCGCGAGAACGTTTTCGACGCGGCGCAGGCGAGCCCCGCGCTCAGGCGTTTTGCGCGGACGCGCTCGGCCGAGCTCGGCTTCTACCGGCTGGCGCAGCCGGTCGAGCTGGGCGGGGGAGGGCTCGGGCCCGTGGGAGTGGCCGCGCTCCACGAGGAGATCGCGCGCTCCCAGTGCGCGCTGGGTGGACTGGTCCTCGGCGGTGACGGCGGGCTCCTGCGCATGGCCTCCGGCGCGCAGCGTGAGCGCTTCCTCCTGCCGGCGCTGCGCGGCGAGCTCACGGCGGCGCTCGCTTTCACCGATGCCCGCGAGGGCCCGCGCACCACGGCCGTGGGGCGGGGCGAGGTGTTCGTCGTTTCGGGCGTCAAGTCCTTCGTCACCGGCGGTCCCCAGGCCGACCTGCTCCTGGCGGTGGCGAAGGTAACGGAGAATCCCGGCGGCAAGACGGGGACGGCCGTCTTCGTCGTGAGGCGCGACGCGCCGGGCGTCACGCTCGCGAGCGAGATTCGCACGCTCGACGGCGGCCTCCACGGCGAGTTCGAGCTGGTGAACGTCGAGGTGCCTGCCGCCGACGTGCTCGGAGAGATCGGCCAGGGGTTGCCGAAGGCGCTCGAGAGCATCACCGCGCTGCGCCTTCGCGCCGCGGCCACCGCCTGCGGCACCGCCCGGTGGACGCTCGACTACGCGCTGGCCCAGGCGCGTCGCCCCCACAGGACCGGCGTGCCGCTCGGCGAGCGCGAGCAGGTCCAGGCCATGCTCGGCCAGAGCGCCATGGCCCTCTTCGCCGCGCGCGGCGCGCTGTACGCCGCCGCGCGCGCGGCGGAAGCCGGCGATGCCGAGACGGAAGTCGCCATGGCCAAGGCCGTCGCCACCGAGGCCGTCGCCCGCATCGTGGACCGCGCGATCCAGATCGAAGGCGGCGCGGCCGTCGTCGAAGGGCATCCGCTGGCGCGCCTCTACCGCCGCATCCGCGCCTGGCGCATCGCCGAGGGCACGACCGAGATCCTGCGGCTCACCGTCGCGCGCCGGCTGCTTGCCGCCGACCCTGCACCCCCCCAGCCGGTACCCCCCCAGCCGGTACGCCAAGGAGACTCATCCGATGCGCCCCAATAA
- a CDS encoding RidA family protein, with protein MIEFFNPTDAPAPGAFSRATRAAGLVFVSGTGAGNDIGGATREGTVAQQTRWALENVAAILRAAGSSLDRVVQVTLLIRDPADYHEINAEYVTHFPKGLPARHTARFGVPTAAKVAFACIALGPDAAQAP; from the coding sequence ATGATCGAGTTCTTCAACCCGACCGATGCTCCGGCCCCCGGCGCGTTCTCGCGCGCGACGCGCGCGGCGGGGCTCGTCTTTGTCTCGGGCACGGGCGCGGGCAATGATATCGGCGGCGCGACGCGCGAGGGGACGGTCGCCCAGCAGACGCGCTGGGCGCTGGAAAATGTCGCGGCGATCCTGCGGGCCGCCGGCTCGTCGCTCGACCGCGTGGTGCAGGTCACGCTCCTGATCCGGGACCCGGCCGACTACCACGAGATCAACGCCGAGTACGTCACGCACTTTCCGAAGGGGCTGCCGGCGCGGCACACGGCGCGCTTCGGCGTGCCCACCGCGGCCAAGGTCGCGTTCGCCTGCATCGCGCTTGGGCCCGACGCGGCGCAGGCCCCCTGA
- a CDS encoding CaiB/BaiF CoA-transferase family protein: MPEDIAPLHGLVVLDFTRVLAGPYCTRLLADLGARVVKVERAGGGDDMRKGHLQLEPGRDDQSSYFTRINVGKESLGLDLGRPETREIVRDLARKADVAVENFAPGVAARLGIDYETLAAAKPDLVYCSISGFGQTGPWRERPAFAHIINAASGLMHLDQGDAPAPRSANLQAADVLSGTHAFGAILAALWRRARTGAGARIDVSMLETLIAADDVSFAAVLNGGEEIGSPRPGMGVYEIGGRHLALQTVGSTELWPRLLEMMDRPELANDPRFATAQTRREHWPLLRDLIGQWLTRFRTVDEALAALGAARIPAAPVLEPREVVAHPHLEARRAFPEVPHPTRGSVRVTASPYHWDGRPVHPAGPAPYRVGEHSRLVLSGLLGYDAKRIDTLIASGAVESP, translated from the coding sequence GTGCCCGAAGACATCGCTCCCCTCCACGGCCTCGTGGTCCTCGACTTCACGCGCGTCCTGGCCGGCCCGTACTGCACGCGCCTCCTCGCCGACCTGGGCGCGCGCGTCGTCAAGGTCGAGCGCGCCGGCGGCGGCGACGACATGCGCAAGGGGCACCTGCAGCTCGAGCCGGGGCGCGACGACCAGAGCAGCTACTTCACCCGCATCAACGTCGGCAAGGAGAGCCTGGGGCTCGACCTCGGACGCCCCGAGACGCGGGAGATCGTCCGCGACCTGGCGCGGAAGGCCGACGTCGCGGTGGAGAACTTCGCCCCGGGCGTCGCGGCGCGCCTCGGCATCGACTACGAGACCCTTGCCGCCGCCAAGCCCGACCTCGTCTACTGCTCCATCTCCGGCTTCGGCCAGACCGGGCCGTGGCGCGAGCGCCCCGCCTTCGCCCACATCATCAACGCCGCCTCGGGCCTCATGCACCTTGACCAGGGCGATGCGCCGGCGCCGCGGTCCGCGAACCTCCAGGCCGCCGACGTGCTGTCGGGCACTCACGCCTTCGGCGCCATCCTCGCCGCGCTGTGGCGCCGCGCGCGGACGGGCGCGGGCGCCCGGATCGACGTCTCGATGCTGGAGACCTTGATCGCGGCCGACGACGTCTCCTTCGCGGCGGTCCTCAACGGCGGCGAGGAGATCGGCTCGCCGCGCCCGGGCATGGGCGTCTACGAGATCGGCGGGCGTCATCTGGCGCTTCAGACCGTGGGCTCGACGGAGCTGTGGCCGCGCCTGCTCGAGATGATGGACCGCCCCGAGCTGGCCAACGACCCGCGCTTCGCGACGGCACAGACGCGGCGCGAGCACTGGCCGCTCCTCCGCGATCTGATCGGCCAGTGGCTCACGCGTTTCCGGACGGTGGACGAGGCGCTGGCGGCGCTCGGGGCCGCGCGCATCCCCGCAGCACCAGTGCTCGAGCCGCGCGAGGTGGTCGCGCACCCTCACCTCGAGGCCCGCCGCGCGTTTCCCGAAGTCCCGCATCCCACGCGTGGCAGCGTGAGAGTCACGGCGAGCCCGTATCACTGGGACGGCCGCCCCGTCCATCCGGCGGGGCCGGCGCCCTACCGCGTAGGCGAGCACAGCCGGCTGGTGCTCTCGGGGCTTCTGGGCTACGATGCGAAGCGGATCGACACGTTGATCGCGAGCGGCGCCGTCGAATCACCCTGA